In Wenyingzhuangia fucanilytica, the following are encoded in one genomic region:
- a CDS encoding glycosyltransferase family 10 domain-containing protein: MKTIYIDFLGFDLSLNKEDNWIVSLLSRSYHVKISKDAPYVFVGSFDPYSYRTEITDKISIYIPGEAIFPDFNFFDYALGFDEFNYDDRYFRWLPLGNTMARGKFVNNIQKPFGRKFCNFIYGNPDAHPNRDLLFHMLNKYKKVDSLGAHLKNTNIDIEPRNGNWYQGSIDIKSEYKFSLSLENSLMKGYTTEKIISSFQAKSIPIYWGNPNVTKEIDPDGFINCHDYESFDHVVEKVKEIDNDKTKYLKMLQSAKSLFFEETFHENQNKKLLLFFENIFDKEFKDAKRKPVGYWTSRHLDTLLIKPEKKQSLTSRLKFWK; this comes from the coding sequence ATGAAGACAATATACATTGATTTTTTAGGATTTGATTTATCATTAAACAAGGAAGATAACTGGATTGTCAGTTTACTCAGTAGGAGCTATCATGTTAAAATTTCAAAAGATGCTCCCTATGTGTTTGTTGGATCCTTTGATCCATATTCCTATAGAACTGAAATAACTGATAAAATTTCAATTTATATACCAGGGGAAGCGATTTTTCCTGACTTTAATTTTTTTGATTATGCCTTAGGATTTGATGAATTTAATTATGATGATCGATATTTTAGATGGTTACCACTAGGTAACACAATGGCTAGAGGAAAGTTCGTTAATAACATCCAAAAACCTTTTGGTAGAAAGTTCTGTAATTTTATCTATGGAAATCCTGATGCACACCCAAATAGAGATTTACTTTTTCATATGTTAAACAAATACAAAAAAGTAGATTCACTAGGAGCTCACCTAAAAAACACTAATATTGACATTGAACCTAGAAATGGAAATTGGTACCAAGGCAGTATCGATATCAAATCTGAATACAAGTTTTCATTATCTCTAGAAAACTCACTAATGAAAGGTTATACCACTGAAAAAATAATTTCTTCATTTCAAGCCAAATCAATTCCAATTTATTGGGGAAACCCCAATGTAACAAAAGAAATTGATCCAGATGGTTTTATCAACTGTCATGATTATGAATCTTTTGACCATGTTGTTGAAAAAGTAAAAGAAATTGACAACGATAAAACTAAATACCTAAAAATGCTTCAATCCGCAAAAAGCCTCTTTTTTGAAGAAACTTTTCATGAAAATCAAAACAAAAAATTATTATTATTCTTTGAAAATATTTTTGATAAAGAATTTAAAGATGCTAAAAGAAAGCCTGTAGGTTATTGGACTTCAAGACACTTAGACACCCTATTAATAAAACCTGAAAAAAAACAATCTTTAACTAGCCGTTTAAAATTTTGGAAGTAA
- a CDS encoding GDP-L-fucose synthase family protein: MKVLVTGGSGMVGKNLITSSKFSSFQILAPTSSELNLKELGLVDMYLKKHRPDVIVHAAGLVGGIQANMENPVGFLVDNLDMGKNIILSAKKHGVKNLINLASSCMYPRNAENPLKESLILQGELEPTNEGYALAKIICTRLCEYITNAKEGFTYKTIIPCNLYGKYDKFDPQKSHMIPAVIRKIVEAKQKGRSTVEIWGDGLAKREFMYVEDLVDFIHYALSKLTEMPQNINVGLGYDYSINEYYQAIANVIGYKGRFTHDLTKPVGMKQKVIDTKLLNEFGWKSKTSLEDGITKTLQYYKTLSND, translated from the coding sequence ATGAAGGTTTTAGTTACAGGAGGTAGTGGTATGGTTGGTAAAAACCTAATTACTAGTTCTAAATTTTCCTCGTTTCAAATTTTAGCTCCTACGAGTTCTGAATTAAATTTAAAAGAGTTAGGTCTTGTGGATATGTATCTTAAAAAACATCGGCCAGATGTTATCGTACATGCGGCAGGTTTAGTAGGAGGTATTCAGGCAAATATGGAGAATCCAGTAGGGTTTTTAGTAGATAATTTAGACATGGGGAAGAATATAATTTTGTCTGCAAAAAAGCATGGAGTTAAGAATCTAATCAATTTAGCGAGTTCTTGTATGTATCCTCGTAATGCAGAAAACCCATTAAAAGAAAGCTTAATTTTACAAGGAGAATTAGAGCCGACAAATGAAGGGTATGCGCTGGCTAAAATTATTTGTACACGTTTATGTGAGTACATAACAAATGCAAAAGAAGGGTTTACTTATAAAACCATAATTCCTTGTAATTTATATGGGAAGTATGATAAGTTTGATCCTCAAAAATCTCATATGATTCCAGCAGTCATAAGAAAAATTGTAGAGGCCAAACAAAAAGGGAGGTCAACCGTAGAAATTTGGGGAGATGGATTGGCAAAACGTGAGTTTATGTATGTTGAGGACCTAGTTGATTTTATTCATTATGCTTTGAGTAAGTTAACAGAGATGCCTCAGAATATTAACGTAGGTCTTGGTTATGATTATTCTATCAATGAATATTACCAAGCAATAGCCAATGTAATTGGTTATAAAGGTCGTTTCACACATGATTTAACGAAGCCTGTTGGAATGAAACAAAAAGTAATTGATACAAAACTGTTGAATGAGTTTGGATGGAAGTCTAAAACAAGTTTAGAAGACGGAATAACAAAAACGTTACAGTACTATAAAACATTATCAAATGATTAA
- a CDS encoding rhamnan synthesis F family protein, producing MNKNRLTFFSFFDPENQIDDYVIHYLTELNKVSDIIFSTDCKLPPHELNKVENLVLFSINKKHGQYDFGSHKKAFIEASHRDLLKNYDWLILANDSCYGPFYELEPIFLEMESKKLDYWGFSHNTIDLSPHIQSYFVALNKDTFTSKVFKDFILSIKKQSVRRNIIIKYEHGLTTNLKNAGFNYNTYFVETPGSFLHDPTKDWDKMIHKGFPFIKRTLFTRNNYNLDNLDTYKEVILKNHPEFDIKIIEENLNRYLAPVSPSIINLIVSKFKKIAKF from the coding sequence TTGAATAAAAATAGATTAACCTTCTTCTCTTTTTTTGATCCAGAAAATCAAATTGATGACTATGTAATTCATTATTTAACAGAACTGAACAAAGTCTCTGATATTATTTTTTCCACAGATTGTAAACTGCCTCCTCATGAATTAAATAAAGTTGAGAATCTCGTTCTATTTAGCATTAATAAAAAACATGGTCAATATGATTTTGGTTCACATAAAAAAGCTTTTATAGAGGCAAGTCATAGAGATCTTTTAAAAAATTACGATTGGCTAATTTTAGCTAACGATTCTTGTTACGGACCTTTTTATGAGTTGGAACCTATTTTTTTAGAAATGGAGTCTAAAAAATTAGATTATTGGGGTTTTAGTCATAATACCATAGACTTATCTCCACATATACAAAGTTATTTTGTTGCTTTAAATAAAGACACCTTTACCTCAAAAGTGTTTAAAGATTTCATTTTAAGTATTAAAAAACAATCTGTAAGAAGAAATATTATAATAAAATATGAACACGGATTAACAACTAATCTTAAAAACGCTGGCTTTAATTACAACACTTATTTTGTTGAAACTCCCGGCAGTTTTTTACATGACCCTACCAAAGACTGGGATAAAATGATACACAAAGGATTCCCTTTTATAAAGAGAACTCTTTTCACCAGAAATAACTATAACCTGGACAATTTGGATACGTATAAAGAAGTAATTCTTAAAAACCATCCTGAATTTGATATCAAAATAATAGAAGAAAATTTGAATCGTTATTTAGCTCCTGTATCTCCATCAATTATTAACTTAATTGTAAGTAAATTTAAGAAAATAGCAAAATTTTAA
- the gmd gene encoding GDP-mannose 4,6-dehydratase, protein MKKALITGINGQDGSYLAELLIEKGYEVHGVIRRASSFNTSRIEHLYIDELIEDLHKDRKVNLHYGDMTDATNLIRLIQEIQPDEIYNLAAQSHVKVSFDLPEYTAQTDAVGTLRLLEALRICGLIDKTRIYQASTSELYGKVQEVPQKETTPFYPRSPYGVAKMYAYWITKNYRESYGLYAVNGILFNHESERRGETFVTRKITLGASRIKHGLQEKLYLGNLNSLRDWGYAKDYVECMWLMLQQDTPEDYVVATGIQHSVRTFCELAFREAGIELIWEGIEENEKGICKETGKVLIEVDPEYYRPAEVETLLGDPTKAHTQLGWNPSRTSIDDLVKIMMKHDLEFVVRFQQK, encoded by the coding sequence ATGAAAAAAGCATTAATTACAGGGATCAATGGTCAAGACGGTTCTTATTTAGCAGAATTATTAATAGAAAAAGGATATGAGGTTCATGGAGTTATACGTAGAGCTTCTTCTTTTAATACCTCACGTATTGAGCATTTATATATAGATGAGCTTATTGAAGATTTACATAAAGATCGAAAAGTGAATTTACATTATGGGGACATGACAGATGCAACGAACTTAATTAGATTGATACAAGAGATACAGCCAGACGAAATATATAATTTAGCAGCTCAGTCTCATGTTAAAGTGTCTTTTGATTTGCCGGAATATACAGCCCAAACAGATGCGGTAGGTACTTTACGTTTGTTAGAAGCCTTGCGTATTTGTGGATTGATAGACAAAACAAGAATCTATCAAGCGTCAACGTCAGAGTTGTATGGTAAAGTTCAAGAAGTTCCACAGAAAGAAACCACTCCTTTTTACCCAAGATCTCCTTATGGTGTGGCTAAAATGTATGCGTATTGGATTACCAAAAATTATAGAGAGTCGTATGGTTTGTACGCCGTAAATGGTATTTTGTTTAATCACGAATCAGAACGAAGAGGAGAGACTTTTGTCACAAGAAAAATTACTTTAGGAGCTTCACGAATTAAACATGGTTTGCAAGAAAAATTATATTTAGGAAATTTAAATTCTTTACGTGATTGGGGATATGCCAAAGATTATGTAGAATGTATGTGGTTGATGTTACAACAAGATACTCCTGAAGATTATGTAGTTGCTACAGGGATTCAACACTCTGTTAGAACTTTTTGTGAGTTAGCCTTTAGAGAAGCTGGAATAGAATTAATTTGGGAAGGAATAGAAGAGAATGAAAAAGGAATCTGTAAAGAAACTGGAAAAGTATTAATAGAGGTAGATCCAGAATATTATAGACCTGCAGAGGTAGAGACTTTGTTAGGGGATCCCACAAAAGCACATACTCAATTAGGATGGAACCCAAGTAGAACTTCTATTGATGACTTGGTTAAAATAATGATGAAACACGATTTAGAATTTGTTGTTCGTTTTCAGCAAAAATAA